The Halobacterium litoreum genome includes a region encoding these proteins:
- a CDS encoding HalOD1 output domain-containing protein, whose amino-acid sequence MSEAHDTASADHRLPISQTYDWSQTTPTTAVVETVAAAAGRDPTDLDLLGDAVDPDALNALVEPAMPAPPTQLRVTFTYHDYTVTVAQDGRVTLCARDR is encoded by the coding sequence ATGTCAGAGGCACACGACACCGCATCCGCGGACCACCGACTCCCAATCAGTCAGACGTACGACTGGTCGCAGACCACGCCGACGACCGCCGTCGTCGAGACCGTCGCCGCCGCGGCGGGCCGCGACCCGACCGACCTCGACCTCCTCGGGGACGCAGTTGACCCCGACGCGCTCAACGCGCTCGTGGAACCAGCGATGCCCGCACCCCCGACGCAGTTACGCGTCACGTTCACGTACCACGACTACACGGTGACGGTAGCACAGGACGGGCGCGTCACGCTGTGCGCACGCGACCGCTGA
- a CDS encoding glutaredoxin family protein encodes MTLELYKLPGCPYCAKVETKLDELGVDYVEHEVPSSHSQRDEVEAVSGQTGVPVIVDEEHGVDGMAESDDIVAYLEETYGG; translated from the coding sequence GTGACTCTCGAACTGTACAAACTCCCCGGCTGTCCGTACTGCGCGAAAGTCGAGACGAAACTCGACGAACTCGGCGTCGACTACGTCGAACACGAGGTGCCGAGTTCGCACAGCCAGCGAGACGAAGTGGAGGCAGTCAGCGGTCAGACCGGCGTTCCCGTCATCGTCGACGAGGAACACGGCGTCGACGGAATGGCCGAGAGCGACGACATCGTGGCGTACCTGGAAGAGACGTACGGCGGGTAG